From the Saccharomyces paradoxus chromosome V, complete sequence genome, the window GAGCAAGGTTTATTACCCAAGTTCAATGATAAAACAGGTAAAGTGGACGAGTACTTCAAATATGAATATAATCCAACAAAAACCTTCTGGGCAAATTGGAGGGACATGAGCGCCAGAGTAGCCGATCGTGGTATTGTATTGAGTTTAGGTTCTAACCAATTTTCATTAGCCGTTAAGTTTATTGCTGCCCTAAGGTTTGAAGGGAATACATTACCAATCCAAGTTGTCTATAGAGGCGATGAGCTATCGCAAGAACTAGTGAACAAACTTATATACGCTGCCAGAAGTCCTGATTTCAAACCAATAGAAAACAAGTACGATAATTCTACTAATGTTCCACAAGAAATTTGGTTTTTAGATGTCTCTAATACCATACATCCTAAGTGGCGAGGTGAGTTTGGTAGTTATAAAAGTAAATGGCTAGTTGTTCTACTCAATCTTTTGCAAGAATTTGTCTTTTTGGATATTGATGCCATCAGTTATGAAAAGATTGATAACTATTTCAAGACCACAGAATACCAGAAAACAGGAACAGTCTTTTTCAGGGAAAGAGCTCTGAGAGAAAACGTACATGAAAGATGTATTGCTAGATATGAAACTCTATTACCTAGAAAGCTTGAgtccaaaaattttcagaacTCACTTCTTATCAATCCTGATCATGCTCTCAATGAATGTGACAATCTTTTGACCACAGAAGAATACATATTTAAAGCCTTTTTTCACCATAGAAGACAGCACCAGCTAGAAGCTGGTTTATTTGCTGTAGATAAATCAAAACATACGATACCTCTAGTGCTTGGTGCTATGATTCATTTGGCCAAACATACAGCTCACTGCACACATGGTGATAAAGAGAATTTTTGGTTGGGGTTTTTAGCCGCAGGTCATCCTTATGCACTACAAGAAGTGTATTCCGGGGCTATTGGTGattatgtaaaaaaaactgaCCTTAACGGAAAGAGGCAAGAAGCTGCAGTCGAAATATGCTCAGGGCAAATAGCACATATGTCTACTGATAAGAAAACATTACTTTGGGTAAATGGTGGGGGGACCTTTTGTAAGCACGAGAATGCGGCTAAAGGCGATTGGGATAAAGACAACGGCgattttacaaaattcaaaaatcaaTTCAATACTCTggaagaaatggaagaatattattaccTAACTCCAATTAGCAGCAAATACGTGATCTTACCTGATCCAAAATCGGATGATTGGCATAGGCCTTCGGCGGGAGCTTGCGGCGGTTATATATGGTGTGCAACTCACAAAACCCTCCTGAAACCATATAGTTATACCCATAGAACTACTCACGGGCAATTAGTCCCTCTAGATAGTGACCAGCGTCTATATATTGACGCTGTTAACACTGTTTGGTCACATACTAATAAAGACAAAACCAGATCATTTACTGAAGATGAGATTAAGGAATTAGAAAATCTGGGACACGAACAAAACTAGATCACATTTAGCCAGTGTTTTTTCCTAACTGTTTATTGATACTCGCCTTCGTAATCATGTATAATAAGCATATTGAAtatagtttcttttctgctGCAAACTAAAAATGCGAATTTCAGTTTTTTAAGAAATTTGTTCATTACACTAGCGATAGCGACTTCCACTGAAACTTCCTCACTTTACATAGACTTCTAGAAAGGTAAGTGACGCGCAGTCACTTGAGGAATTCACAATGTTCTCAATCGttttgataaataaaagtaagACATATTAGCATAATGCCGTATATAACTCTGACTAAATTCAAACTTCAGTATAAGTACGGTCCATAATAGTATTTGCTGAAGAACTTGAATAAATACGTATCCGTTGCCtccattttcctttttaagCTTTTAataatcttctttcctttttttttaacagGCGTCATATTTTCTATCTCATAGAAAATCTACATACAGGGAGCAGTTAAAAACTTTTACCCTAGACAAAATTAACGAGCCATCTAACTGTATTAAAAATGACATTTGAGTACCTATGATGATGGACATTCAATGATAATCGTTATATTCATAATAATGCTTTCTACTATATACATGGTTATACAATAATCTCCTGGGTAATTTATTGTCATATTCAATTGATGTCTACATACTACACCGTGTTCATTTCGCGTGTTTGGTGCCAAGGGACAATAAATCAAATATTATTCTACATTTATTGtattgctgctgttgctaCGAATGATTTGATTGCAACAGTTATTTCTACAATGTGGACCATTCAGTCGAATATATGTAAGCAAGCCAGGCCATATATTGAGACAGGCGACTTGCTTAACCTTGCTTTGATCTCCAACAGCATGCCAGCAATAAAAGACTATTGGTTGTTATATAATTAGTTTAAGAGTTACCCGTACATATAACTTCCatgtaaatttttcattaaaaactTTCAGAgtgagaaaagaaaaaaaataggcGATGAGTTAAACTTAAAGTAATCGTCATTACTCATCAGAAGGAGAGTACAAAGTATTGAGCTTATCGCCAGACTGCAAGTATACcatctaaaaaaaagggcaaACAATGACATCcgtaagaaaaagaaagatgaACAGATCTTCTGTTGGAAAGGCAACCAGGAGAACTAAAGACAAACAAAGGAAGATTAACATCCAGTCCAATCCAATTATTGCAGCAAACTGGGACTATTCCCTGACGATGGCACAAAATTATAAGAAGTTAGGGCTAAGAGCCAAGTTGCAAACACCGGCGGGCGGCAAAGAGGCCGATTTAAGTAAAGCAGTTAAAAGAGTGCCATTAACGAAGTCTGTGTtggatgaagacgaagatgaagatgaggacAAGCAAAATGATTATATCGGGGCTAGCGTGGAACTCGATGAAAATGAGATTCCAGAGGGTGAGGCAAGGATACAGCGTGACAAGAATGGTGATGTTGTAAGAGTTGTTTAcggtaagaaaaaaatttttgatgttgATGAGGATGTtgacaaaataaaagctAGGGATGCCACTAAGGGCACTGAAGTGGTTAGGCAATTAGAAGAACTTGCGGCTAGACCAGTTATTAGAAAGGAACGCTGTCAAAGTGAAAGGGAAGAAGAATGGTTGGAAAGATTATATAAGAAACATGGTGATgattacaaaaaaatgttctTCGATAAGAAGTTAAACATCTATCAACAATCTGAGGGCGacttgaaaagaaggttattgaagtggaaaaaaagaaacggcATCGTATCGAAATAGCCAATAACAACTACCAACCAAATCTCAcgtaatatatatatatatgtagtTTCATGCATCAATATCAAGTATATTAGATGAGCGGTAAGATATGTTTGACATCTCTATTTTATTCTATAATGAGAACGTGGAAACAAATAGAAAAACTGTAACATGAAGCAGAgttcaaataataaatataatatttctctattataaatataaaataaagagttaaaaataaaggaaaaatgggaaaagTGAGCTAATTTGGCTCCACAAAGGCTCTATAAGTAGTAAAAGCCTCATCTTCAGCTTCCAAATCAACAGGCAAATGTGGAGCAATGAAAAAGACAAAGCCGGGTTCAGCCTTTAATTTTTGGCCATCTGCTTTGATGTAACCATTACCCTTTGTAGTGATCAAGATGCTTGGACCATCAACGCCTTCAAAATGCCTTTGACCAagtttttcatcaaaagtAGTTTCCAATACAGCAAATTCTTCGATTGGAGGGTTATATAATATTGACTTCCCATTACCAGAAGATCTATCGAACTTTAAAGGCTGCATTTTTTGCTTGTCCACAGGATCATATGTATAGGTTAACATGGAGACCAAGTTTTTGACATCCTTGAATTTTGGAGTGAAGCCTGCTCTAACTACGTTGTCGGAAGCAGCCATACATTCTATAATATCACCGCTAATATAGGCATGAGGATCTTTGGCTCTTAAAAAGATGGCTTCACCAGCATTCAATCTGCAATGATTCAACAACAAACATCCACAAAACAAACCCACGTCATCAGGGAACTGTTCATTCAGTCTTTGAATTAGTTCTGGTAAATCTGTTTTGTTAAAATCCGATGGAGAATTCTTTGATCTTTCGACCAAGGAGCGAGCTTGAGTCttgatttcatcatcagaagCGTTCATGACTTTACTGAAAACAGCTTGCAATagctttttgttttcttcatcctctgGTGAACCTTTCTGAGCAGAGGGTTGAACGTTATCAATGAAATTCCTGGAAGTTTCTTCACCAACAATGTTGCGCAATTCTGGGATACGTTTCAACTCATCTGCAATCTCTTGCAAAGGCTTGAACCCACAAAAACCTTCAAAGTCAGTGACAGCGATAGCCATTTCAGGCTTGTGATTATCGTCAGGATAGTTCTTAGGATCCTGAGCGTGCAATGTTTTACCCAAAGCCTTGTCGGGATGCGCTTGAATGGACAAGACTTTTCCAATGGAcaaaactttgaaaaggaagggCAACTCATTCGTGGCATGGAACTTATCAATGATATCCTTGCCTAACATGGTAGAAGGGTTTTTAGAGATGATATCTCTCAAGGATTCCTTAGACTCATGGTTGTAGGATGGCATCTTGCTGTGGGTACCCATCCATAGCTCTGCATACGGTTTGTCTTGTTCAATTTGAACAGAAGGGTCAGAGTGGGCAGCGAATTGAGCAACAGCTGAAGAGGAGCCGATCTTACCCCAATCGTATTGTTGGTAGCCTATATAGAGTCGTACGCGTTAGTTAGtgtaccaaaaaaaaagaatgattAGAAATATTTGAGGAAGAATGGCACATACCTGCGTCTAGTCTAAATAACTTATTGGACATGCTTTAATTTCCTGGTGTGATGTTCTTTACGTGTTCAATGTTGAACGACAACAACGAAACAAACATGTATGCAGAAATATACTAAAATTGCGAcgtgtatatataaaatacGTAAACCGCGGCGAAAAAAGACACGGACGCGACAAAAATACTACAAACAATTAAGCAGCATGATATGGGTGCTGTACTTCAAGACAAAGGATGATCAGATTCTTAAAAGAAGGGAGGTAGTAGACTAACAAAGTGCTCTTGTAAAAGTACAAGACCTGCCCATAGAACGTCATTACTGGCATCTTCTTGTAATAAGCGTTCCATGGCAAATATTCTTACGCTTGTCGCGCGGCACGATATCAATGCGGGGTTTACGCGATATAATGTAAAATGCAGCTGTTGGTGGCGAACTTAGCAGAGGATCGGCACACATGTGAGGAAGAAAGGATGGACCGCATAGAAGAGTACAAGTAACAATGAATGGATTAGTATTAGGTGCTTCAGGTTTATGTGGAGGCGGGTTTCTGAGACACGCTCAGGAGGCTCCCCAGTTCTCTAAGGTTTACGCTATCTTGAGAAGGGAACTGCCCTTCCCAGCCACTGATAAGGTTGTAGCCATAGCAGAAAAGGATAATTCGCAGTGGTCAACATTGATTACCGATGAAATGCATCCGCAGGTGCTATTCACTGCATTGGCAACGACGAGAGCTGCCGCGGGTGGTTTGGACAAGCAGTACAAGATCGATCATGACTTAAACATACAATTGGCCCAGACTGCCAAGGAAAAAGGATGCGAAACGATCGTTCTCGTGTCTTCCGCTGGCGCTCATCCGGACTCCAGGTTCGGCTACATGAAGATGAAAGGTGAGATTGAACGCGATATCATCGCTCTTAATTTTAAGCACACTATAATTTTACGTCCAGGCCCTCTTCTAGGTGAACGGAAAAATTCTAAGCAAAGCGGATTTGGTGGCAATCTGACTGCTGCTTTGGGCACTCGCTTGTACCGTTCCAGATTCCAGAGTTGGTTGGGCTACCCAGTCTACGGCGATGAGGTGGGAAAAGTTGGTGTTCATTTGGCGTTGAATCCTTCTGGGAAGGACAAAGTTCAGTTTGTATCGAGTAAGGACATTCTTGACATCTCCGGTTCCCTCGGGAAGATTACTACATGAACCTACTAATGGTTTCTTCTCCTACCTATTGTTGTATTTACTGTAACGTACTTTTGCGCGCGCACGGGTTCAATGAATTACGcattttcaacaacttCACACAATCATAGCgttttttactttttcgcctctttattttcttttcaagaaGTGATGATAAATAGAAATTTGTCGTCATGATACTTTATTAGTATATATCGTGTTTGCGTTTAGCTGTATAAAGTAGAATATTATATCTAGCGTGGCTTTTATTATCTTCCCGTTTGCCCTCTTATGCTTATAGAAAACACTAATGATCGGTTTGGTATCGTCATAGACGCAGGGTCTTCGGGTTCGAGAATTCATGTGTTTAAGTGGCAGGACACGGAGTCACTTCTTCATGCAAAATACCAGGACTCTGAATCCATATTTCAATCAGTACCCCATATCcatcaagaaaatgacTGGACTTTCAAAATAAATCCAGGCTTATCgacttttgaaaaaaatcccCAAGATGCGTACAAATTTCACGTCAAGCCATTAATAGATTTtgctaaaaaaattatccCTGAATCACATTGGTCGAATTGTCCTATTTTTATTCAGGCCACCGCGGGCATGCGTCTCTTACCTCAAGACATACAATCTGCCATTTTGAATGGTTTGTGTCAAGGGCTCAAACACCCTTCAGAATTTTTAGTTGAGAATTGCTCCGCACAAATTCAAGTCATTGATGGTGAAACCGAAGGGTTGTATGGCTGGCTCGGCTTAAACTATCTATATGGACATTTCAATGACTATAATCCGGAAGTTCCTGATCATTTTACTTTCGGGTTCATGGACATGGGCGGCGCCTCTACTCAGATTGCATTTGCACCGCATGACCTAGAAGAAATAGCTAGACATAGAGATGACATCGCCACCATCCTCTTGAGGAGCGTTAATGGAGATTTACAGAAATGGGACGTTTTTGTTAGTACATGGTTAGGGTTTGGTGCCAATCAGGCTAGGAGAAGGTACTTAGCTCAGTTGATAAATACCCTTCCAGAAAATACGAATGATTATGACAATGATGACTTCTCTACAAGGAATTTAAATGATCCATGTATGCCGCGGGGAAGCAACActgattttgaatttaaagATACCACTTTTCATATTACAGGTTCGGGGAATTATGAACAATGTACAAAATCTATTTATCCCTTACTTTTAAAAAACATGCCTTGTGATGACGAGCCGTGTTTGTTCAACGGTGTCCATGCTCCTCGAATAGATTTTGCCAATGATAAATTCATAGGTACTTCCGAGTATTGGTACACTGCCAACGACGTATTCAAATTGGGGGGTGAATACAACTTTGACAAATTTAGCAAAAGCCTAAGAGAATTTTGCAATGCCAATTGGACGCAGATATTAGCGAACAGTAATAAGGGCATGTATAATTCTATTCCGGAtaattatttgaaagatgCATGCTTCAAGGGCAATTGGGTTCTTAATATACTTCATGAAGGGTTTGATATGCCTCGAATAGATGTCGACGCCGAAAAAGTCGACGATAAGCCTTTATTTCAAAGTGTGGAGAAAGTTGATGAACGAGAATTATCGTGGACATTGGGCAGAATTCTACTTTATGCTTCAGGAAGCATATTGGCAGGTAACGATGACTTCATGGTGGGTATTGCGCCCAGTGAAAGAATAACTAAACTCACTGGTAAGAAATTTGTACCTGGCAAGTTACTTGAGCCGGATCAACCACGCAAGCAAAGCTCTAGTCTTTCTACTAAAGGGTTTTTGATGTGGTTCTCAATAATTTGTTGTATATTTTACTTGATCTTTAATAGGTCTCACACGATCAGAAGACGTTTTTCCGGATTATGTAATATGGCCCAGGACTTCAAGACAGGTATAAGGAGAAAGTTAAAATTTCTAAGGAGACCAGATCCATTTTCCAGATTGGAGGAAGGTGAAATTGGAACAGATGCAGATAGCTTTAAAGATGTGTACAGGATGAAGAGTAGCAGTATGTTTGATCTCGGTAAGAGTTCGGCTACAATGCAAAGAGAGCACGAGCCACAGAGGACAGCAAGTCAATCCGCTAATCTCGCTTCGTCAAACATACGACCTGCGTTTTCCATGGCtgatttttccaaattcaaGGACAGTAGGCTATACGATTGAATACGGTAGAGAAATTTGCGCATAAATAAACATACACTTTCTCTCacatgtatatatatgtatatctAGCGAAGGACCATAGTGTTTCATTCGCGGTGATTCACGTCACTCTAAACGTCATttctggatttttttctttttgaaatttttttctcacagctactgaaaattttcgagCGAAGCGATGAGATGAGCTAATTATATCAAAAGGAAACTGAACTAGCAATATTTTGGTATATACAAAGACAAGGAGATAGACAAACAATCGCGTCTGTAATATTTACGAAATGAGGGTCAGAAAGCGTCAATCCAGAAGAACATCTACTAAGTTGAAGGAAGGTATTAAGAAGAAGGCTTCTGCCCatagaaaaaaggaaaagaagatggcGAAGAAGGATATTACCTGGAAATCGAGGTCTAAGAAAGACCCTGGTATCCCTTCTAACTTTCCTTATAAGGCTAAGATCctagaagaaatagaagccaaaaaaatgaaggaCTTAGAGGAAAGAGAGCTTGCCAAACAACAACGATTGGAGGCTAGGAAAGCTGCCAAGGAACAAGGTTTTGACGCGATGGATGAAGACGTCATaggtgaagatgaaaatggatTAGCAGCTTTGGTTGAGTCTGCTCAACAAGCAGCTGCTGAATACGAGGGCACAGCTTCTAATGATGTAGACGctggtgatgatgaattaGATGTCATTGATTATAATATTGATTTCTACGGTAACGATGTAGAAGGCGAATCagaacttgaaaaatccaGGAAGGCTTATGAcaagattttcaaatcgGTAATCGATGCTTCTGATGTTATCCTATATGTTTTAGATGCCAGAGATCCAGAAGGTACAAGGTCAAGAAAAGTGGAAGAAGCCGTCTTACAAAGTCAGGGTAAAAGACTGATTTTAATATTGAACAAAGTTGATTTAATTCCCCCATATGTATTGGAACAATGGTTAAATTACTTAAAGTCCAGCTTTCCCACAATCCCATTAAGAGCTTCTTCTGGTGCAGTTAATGGAACTTCTTTCAACAGAAAGCTAAGCCAGACTACTACTGCAAGCGCACTATTAGAGTCCTTAAAAACTTACTCTAATAACAGTAATATGAAGAGGTCTATTGTAGTAGGTGTTATTGGTTATCCAAATGTTGGTAAATCGTCTGTTATTAATGCACTTTTAGCTCGCCGTGGTGGCCAATCAAAGGCTTGCCCAGTCGGTAATGAAGCGGGTGTTACTACCTCCTTAAGagaaattaaaattgaCAACAAGTTGAAGATTCTAGATTCGCCTGGTATATGTTTCCCAAGcgaaaataagaaaagatcGAAGGTTGAACATGAAGCTGAGTTGGCTCTTCTGAATGCTCTACCGGCAAAACACATTGTTGATCCATATCCAGCTGTCTTGATGTTGGTAAAGAGACTAGCTAAATCTGACGAAATGACAGAGAGTTTTAAGAAACTCTATGAAATTCCTCCTATTCCTGCTAATGATGCTGATACGTTTACAAAACATTTCTTAATTCACGTCGCTCGTAAAAGAGGTAGATTAGGGAAGGGTGGTATTCCAAATCTTGCCAGTGCCGGCCTTTCTGTCTTAAATGACTGGAGGGATGGTAAGATTCTTGGTTGGGTTTTACCAAATACATCGGCAGCTGCATCTCAACAAGATAAACAAAATCTAAGTACTATAAGCACTGGCGCAAAACAAGCTCCAACAGCAGTAAATGAGTCCACCATTGTATCCGAGTGGTCCAAAGAGTTTGATTTGGATGGATTGTTTAGTTCTCTTGATAAGGCCATAGATGCTAGCAAAGATCAAGATACAATGATGGAATAGATAAGTCATATGTAAGATTATTTTATGTAAGGggtttttcttattttttctttatctttaaATAACATTACTGTAAATTATAGGTGTGCTCTTAAACTCTTTATTATAAATCtgagttttttttagttttgcTACTCTCTTGCTCACAGTACCATGAAAACATTAAAAAGTTCTAACTTTTAATTTGTTTTTATATAGGATATGTCGCAATGCAAGACGAATGGCAGAGATACCATGAATTATGAAATTGGGGACAGACTCAAGATTGGCGGTCATTTTTGCACAGTCAAATTTATTGGTGTCATTAAGCCGTGGCCTTCCATTAAAGCTTACGGGGTAGAATGGGATGATCACAGTCGGGGAAAAAATTCTGGAACGATAGATGATATACACTATTTTGACGTTCACATTCCTAATTCAGGATCATTTCTAAAGGAATCTAAGATTAAATCTTCAAATGTACACAGAATTACGTTTTACGAAGCATTGTCAGAAAAGTATGGAAGCTCAAGTAACAGCATTAATAGCCTATCTATAGGCAACAAGAGGATTGAGAGTTTGGGATTCGATGAATTAGATGCGAGAAATAAGAATTTCAAGAAGCTAAGAAAAATAGCATTGCGAGATTCAGATATCGCTATACTGTTTCGAAGCCAGGATGAGTTAAACTATGTAGTACGAGAATGTGTGAGTATCAGGGACCTTGATTTATCGTTGAATCTTTTGACGGATATCAATTCTTTATGTGAGTTCATAGAACCTTTGAAAAGCTTAGAGAGCCTTAATTTATctcaaaataaactttcaaaaggTTGGGataacttgaaaaaatatgatcTATCACATATCAAAACTTTGCGTCTGTCCTCCTGTGATTTGAGTTATGAACATGTTGATAAGCTACTGAAAAGCTTCAGCGCACTGAAAATGTTAGATTTAAGCTATAATAACCTGACCGGTGTGGGAATTCAGAATTTTAAGACTGAAATACCGCGTACTTTAGAGGAATTGAACATTAGTGGAAATAATCTTGTATCGTTTCCACTCTTTCCAACAGATTTGACATTGAAAGGTTTGAATATCTCCGATAATCAAATTTCTAGGACACCAAGTATTGCTATTTATTCTATTGAATCCTTAGATATAACAGATaacaaattcaaggagAGAAAGGTGATAGATGATTTGAATATGGCATTTCCCTCGTTGAGGAATATCCATCTGAGTGGTAATGAATTGAAATATAACGGAAATGATGTTAACGTTGAAGAGCAGGCTACTTTTTATGAAGTACTCGCAAGGTTTGATCATGTGATGGTGTTGAATGGATCAATATGTAATATAAAAACCAGAAGAGAGGCCGaaatgttttttatttctaaagTTGTGAATAACGAACTGGACTATGATACCAATCTGCCGCGTTGGTCACGTCTCATCAAGTCGCATGAAATTGATACAAATAAATTaaatttgaacaaaagCAGAGTAACACGACAATCTCTTGTATTAAAGATAAAGGTTAGGGCTGGTAAGGAGCCGAATGGTGATTTAAACTATTGGGTTCTCCCCAGTTTTACAGTACGGTATGTCAAGAGTATAATATGTCGAAAGCTAGAACTCGACGTACTGAAGGTCAGGTTATTTCACGAAAATTCTAAAGGAATGATAAACGAAATTAACCATAATTTTCGCCCTATCTCAGATTTTAATATTGTGGACGGAGATATTATTCATGTTTACTTCACCAGTAAATAGCAAGAGCCGACAGAATGTTAACAACTACCATATTCACAGAATTATAATCAATCGCGGCTATTAGCATATTTAGAAAATCAGGAAATAGCCTTTTAGATCATAAGCAGATGCTActgtaattttttgtttattttattatgtAGTAGGTAAATTGTAAAGTAGTGTTGACTGGCTCCATCTGTTACTCATTACTCAACGCTGAAATTCCATAAGGGGTCTCCCAAGTGGTGAATCAATTCTATGGAATGACCTTTGTTTATGgatttaatttcttcagtaCTCATCATCAACTCACCAATAGCCA encodes:
- the PAC2 gene encoding Pac2p (Microtubule effector required for tubulin heterodimer formation~similar to YER007W), giving the protein MSQCKTNGRDTMNYEIGDRLKIGGHFCTVKFIGVIKPWPSIKAYGVEWDDHSRGKNSGTIDDIHYFDVHIPNSGSFLKESKIKSSNVHRITFYEALSEKYGSSSNSINSLSIGNKRIESLGFDELDARNKNFKKLRKIALRDSDIAILFRSQDELNYVVRECVSIRDLDLSLNLLTDINSLCEFIEPLKSLESLNLSQNKLSKGWDNLKKYDLSHIKTLRLSSCDLSYEHVDKLLKSFSALKMLDLSYNNLTGVGIQNFKTEIPRTLEELNISGNNLVSFPLFPTDLTLKGLNISDNQISRTPSIAIYSIESLDITDNKFKERKVIDDLNMAFPSLRNIHLSGNELKYNGNDVNVEEQATFYEVLARFDHVMVLNGSICNIKTRREAEMFFISKVVNNELDYDTNLPRWSRLIKSHEIDTNKLNLNKSRVTRQSLVLKIKVRAGKEPNGDLNYWVLPSFTVRYVKSIICRKLELDVLKVRLFHENSKGMINEINHNFRPISDFNIVDGDIIHVYFTSK